The segment tatagtaGCGATACCTGGTTAAAAGTGCAAAGTCTGGAAGGTCACACCGATAAAATAATTAGTTTGGATATTTCAAACAATTCTCATTTTTTAGTCACGGGTGGCTGGGATAGATCTATCAAACTTTggaattgatgaaattaagTAGTCCATTCAGAAATTCAACTTAACATTTTATTGACATTgcattatttatttatatattgtctGGCCTTTTGTcttcgatttttttttcgtatTGCCGTTTTGAGTACGAACTCGTGAAATTGTCAAGCTTTCTAAGTTTTCCATTGTTTTGGACAGTTGGCCTACTAGCTCCTTATTAAGACCACTTTCAACCTTTATTTCCTTCCTCAttatttcaattttctcaTTCAGTTCTTTCTTGGAGGTCTcagaattttgaaatttcaatgtcatttcattttctaattcTCTTCTCTTGACATCAAGTTTGCGTGTCTCTtcctcattttctttgacagCATCAACAGctcttttgatttcttgttCCATATACTTCTTCTCAGCATCCCTTGACTTGCTCAttctttctcctttttcGATCTCGTCCTGCGTACTGCCAGTCTTAATAAAAGATTCAATCAGGTTTGAAAATATCTCTCCCTGTGCTACTAAATTTCCCTTTAAAGTCTCAATATCCTTTTCTAACGTTTCGATTTGAGAAAACTTCGAATTGTTTTCAACTTCTAGTTCATGTGACTTTCTtaaattatcattatttttttgcaacacattttcatattcttttaagattttttcatcttcgttCAAGAAGAACTGTAAGTGATCATTCTGCAAGTGATTTAAGCATGAGTAATCATTCAGCTCCTGTTTTTGAACACAAATGTCCATATATACTTCTCCCATCGATTGGATCAGTTTATGAGTGATGATTCCACTTGATAAATGATAATTTACATTGGAGGAATTATCTGCTGTGGTAATACCTGTTAGTTGCGTCATATCTTGTTTTAAAGGATTCGTATAATAATCATTTTTTAACCTTTTAGTAGAGTAAAAAGTTGGTGTGTCATTATCTTCAATTACCACGGCATtcgaagatgatgatgttttGTTGACACACTGGCGCCCCCTCTTCTTGGAACAGTTAGCAAATGCATCTTCTAGTTGGTCATCAGACCTTTTGAAATGTACTTCTGTTAACAAAGACCTTTCTACATCCATAGAGGTATATTGCTTCAAAGGATAAATATCTGGTAAAGGCCACGGTACAGTAGGGTTTTCTAACCATTCTACTAAATAGTGTAGTTTTTGAGAATAGATGGGTCTCAAATCAGGTGGCAGTGTACCTAAACGATCCCTCAAGATTACCATAGCAGCAGTGACGTTTTCTAAATACTTTCTGCTATTCTTATCAAACTTTttactgaaaaataaagtacaATGGTCGATCGAATTGATGGCCACCAGCCTAACGATTGGAGCATATCTTTCTAAACCTTTCCTCTCCCTCTTATATTGCAACAGATATTGAATGTCCTTATGACTCGTATCCACTGTAGTATCTAAACAGATCAGCATGTCAAATCGAGCCTTAGGTTTTATCGGGCATTTTGCCAAGTTTAATCCCtcagaagaaaatagatGAACAGTACAGGAGAAGTCatttgatttttgttttgacTTAATGGAATGACCATCATATCTTTTAATATGTACTTTATTCCCCAATAATAAGGCTTCTAATAAATCCATTGTTCTACCAGGCCTACAAACAATGGCCGTTTGAGTTTCATATTCTTGAACAAGATTTATAAGATCTCTTAGAACACTAAACTTTCCACTGTTCTCCGCTAAATGTGCAGGAACGTCACGAGTTATCAATGATTTAGGCATATAATGGTCTATTAGCAGGTATGGATGGGTTGCTACTAATGAACCGTTTAAACACATAGTCCTCATAGACTCGAGGATAACATCCTCTTTATAGTGCgaagtttcaaaatatcTCAGAATATCGGAGTAGTGCAATGATACTATCTGATCTGTGAGCtctttttgataaagtGACATAGTGGTTGGTAGCCAATAATCACCAGAAATATTACCTGAGATACCCAATGTAGTAGCATCAACAATTGTAGGTATTGGCTTCGTATCCAAAATACGTAGTAGATCCATTTTGAAGACAATCAGTAGGTGTTtctaatattcttttttatcatttttatcgCTTAAGTGTTTATTTCTCTATTGTCTTCTAATTGAAACTTTGCAAAATCGCGGTGCTAGAACAGTAATCTTATTTTTCTAAGAGCTTCCaatttgaataaagaagaacagaTTAAGTAGACTAAGCCAGTAACTATAACTATGAATGGGGAAAAATTaagtgaagatgaaattgcACTGTACGATAGACAAATTCGTCTATGGGGATTGGCAGCACAAGCCAATATGAGATCAGCAAAAGTGTTGCTGATCAATCTTGGAGCTGTTGGCTCTGAAATCACCAAGAGTATTGTCCTTAGTGGCATAGGACATTTAACAATAATGGATGGGCACAAAGTGactgaagaagatttaGGCtctcaatttttcattggcTCTGAAGATATTGGTCAATGGAAGATTGATGccacaaaagaaagaattcaAGACTTAAATCCCCGCGTAGAGCTGAACTTTGATAAGCAGACACTgagagaaaaagatgaaggtTTTTTTCAGCAGTTTGATTTAATTGTGGCTACAGAAATGAAGGCTGACGAGGCAATCAAAATTAACACATTGACCCGAAGATTAAACATCCCATTGTATATTGCTGGTTCTAATGGATTGTTTGcgtatatttttattgactTGATTGAATTTATCTCAgaggatgaaaaattgcaaAGCATGAGACCTACTTTTGTTGGTCCTATTTCAAGCAATCGAAGTATCATTGAAGTCAACACTAGAAaagatgaggaagatgcaaaaaaaactttcgAACGAATCAAGATCAAAAATAGCTATAAATCATTGGAAGAAGTCTTAAGCACAGCCacattaaaagaaaaaatgacacGAAGACAGTTAAAACGAGTCACTAGTGTCTTGCCATTAACTTTGTGTTTATTGCAGCATGAATTCAATCAAAAGGGCGAGGAAATAAGCTTTgaacaaatgaaaagagatGCATTTGTATGGTGTGAACAGCTAGGTGTACCAAAGACGGTGATAAATGACGAATATACACAACAATttatcaaacaaaaagGTATTGAGTTTGCTCCTGTTGCTGCCATTATAGGAGGCGCTGTTGCACAGGATGTCATCAATATCCTGGGTAAGAGGCTATCCCCACTAAATAATTTTATTGTACTCGATGGCATTACTCTAGATATGCCACTTTTTGAATTCTAagtatacatatatatatcgaATATACTGCAGTGTCAgccagaaaaaaatgcataACTGAAGGCGGTAAAGCATTATAGTCATAtaaagtaataataataataataataataataacaatgatgaggataaaaaaagtaggAAAGAAACTAGATACAGATATTCGTAGTAAAAGACACACAGTACAAAAAAGGAGGGAAAATAAATTCACATATATCTCTGTTCTTTTGGCTCAGGTCCAAGGGATAGTTCTTGTATGCGCAATGGACCGAGCTGGCTGTGTATTATACAAAAAACCAAATAACAATCAgataaaacaaaagaaagctGTCATTCCTATGCTTGACCAGAGACAGCTACTTGTTGTAAGTGAGTCATGAAATTTTGTAAAGACACATCATCAGTCAAGACAATTGTAGACCCCCCGCGGGCCATGTCTTGATAGTTATCAGATGGATTCAATTTCGACAACAAGAATCTGGCCTGAGAACCACCGGCTTCGGTGTCAATGAACCTTGGTAGGGGAAATCTATCCACTAATAATTCTGCAGCTTCTAGTTTTGGCTCTTCTAAGAGAGCTTTGAAATCGGCGTATTGTGGATCGTCTTGGTAACCAGCTTTTCTCCATTGAGCAATTTGCTCACCGTGATATAttaagatgaaaaaaaatgtatccAATAATAGGATGGTATTTGGTTTAACGGAAATAGAATCTAACAAGACAGGTTGTGGGTCATCTTCCATAGAGAAAGAAGTTAGGGTTGGTTGGATCATGATCAAAGAATTAGTCGTATCCTCTCTTGTGAAAATATGTCTATAAAATGCAGTTTCATCCGGAGAATTATTAAAGACACTTAAGAATTGGGATCTTCTTAAATAATAAGTAAATTGAGGATATAGCGAAAAATTCGGAGCCAACCTGAAAGATTGAGGATCATCTTTGTTATAGTCTGCGTACTTTTGACATAGCTTAATCAAAGTTCTATCTAACCATCTAATAACATCAGCGCCATCGTCTGTTTCAGCCTTGTGCACAGCAATACGCGCCATCAAAACGGCAGCAGCTTCCTGATCGAAGGAAGCTGCAATGGCGGGAGTACCAAATGGCAAGAGTTGGTTTGCCACAGTGGTGACTCTAATACGGTTTGTACCGGAGGAGTGCTGATAAGTAGTAATGAATTGAGTGTATGCTAGATGAGGCCTGTCTGCTGAGCCAGGAGCAGACATCATAGGGTTT is part of the Saccharomyces mikatae IFO 1815 strain IFO1815 genome assembly, chromosome: 16 genome and harbors:
- the AOS1 gene encoding E1 ubiquitin-activating protein AOS1 (similar to Saccharomyces cerevisiae AOS1 (YPR180W); ancestral locus Anc_7.536) — encoded protein: MNGEKLSEDEIALYDRQIRLWGLAAQANMRSAKVLLINLGAVGSEITKSIVLSGIGHLTIMDGHKVTEEDLGSQFFIGSEDIGQWKIDATKERIQDLNPRVELNFDKQTLREKDEGFFQQFDLIVATEMKADEAIKINTLTRRLNIPLYIAGSNGLFAYIFIDLIEFISEDEKLQSMRPTFVGPISSNRSIIEVNTRKDEEDAKKTFERIKIKNSYKSLEEVLSTATLKEKMTRRQLKRVTSVLPLTLCLLQHEFNQKGEEISFEQMKRDAFVWCEQLGVPKTVINDEYTQQFIKQKGIEFAPVAAIIGGAVAQDVINILGKRLSPLNNFIVLDGITLDMPLFEF
- the HDA3 gene encoding Hda3p (similar to Saccharomyces cerevisiae HDA3 (YPR179C); ancestral locus Anc_7.535), which produces MDLLRILDTKPIPTIVDATTLGISGNISGDYWLPTTMSLYQKELTDQIVSLHYSDILRYFETSHYKEDVILESMRTMCLNGSLVATHPYLLIDHYMPKSLITRDVPAHLAENSGKFSVLRDLINLVQEYETQTAIVCRPGRTMDLLEALLLGNKVHIKRYDGHSIKSKQKSNDFSCTVHLFSSEGLNLAKCPIKPKARFDMLICLDTTVDTSHKDIQYLLQYKRERKGLERYAPIVRLVAINSIDHCTLFFSKKFDKNSRKYLENVTAAMVILRDRLGTLPPDLRPIYSQKLHYLVEWLENPTVPWPLPDIYPLKQYTSMDVERSLLTEVHFKRSDDQLEDAFANCSKKRGRQCVNKTSSSSNAVVIEDNDTPTFYSTKRLKNDYYTNPLKQDMTQLTGITTADNSSNVNYHLSSGIITHKLIQSMGEVYMDICVQKQELNDYSCLNHLQNDHLQFFLNEDEKILKEYENVLQKNNDNLRKSHELEVENNSKFSQIETLEKDIETLKGNLVAQGEIFSNLIESFIKTGSTQDEIEKGERMSKSRDAEKKYMEQEIKRAVDAVKENEEETRKLDVKRRELENEMTLKFQNSETSKKELNEKIEIMRKEIKVESGLNKELVGQLSKTMENLESLTISRVRTQNGNTKKKSKTKGQTIYK